From the genome of Halomonas sp. LR3S48:
TACTGCTCAAGGTCTCCGGGGAGGATACCTACTTCTCGGTGCGCGATCGCCGGCTGCCGCTGACCGACAGGACGGCGGTGCTCATCAACGCTTGGGAGCCGCACTTCTACGATCACCAGAGCGGTGCCGCCGACACCCTGATCCTGGCCCTCTACATCGAGCCGAGCTGGCTGGCGGCCTTGCAGCGTGGACTGGCACTGAGTGGCCGACCCGACTTCTTCTCCAGCCCCTGCATCGAGCTCACGCCCCGCATGCGGCATCATGCGGACCTGCTGATCGATGCCATGTTCTCCTTCGGCCTGGTGCCTCAGGACAGGCTGGAAGAGCTGCTTTTTGATTTGCTGATAGGGATCACCGAGAAACACTCGGACTTGCGCCACCTGGCCAGGCTGCGAGTGGGTGTTGCCAGCGACTTCTACGATGCCCGCATTCGCCAGGCGAGCCAGTTCATTCTCGACCATCCCCAGGGGGAACTGGACATGGAAGGCATCGCCCGCCAGTGCGGCCTTTCCCGGGCGCATTTCTTTGCCCTGTTCAAGAAGAACACCGGCATGACACCGCAGATGTTTGCCAATATCGGCAAGATGCAGATGGCGTTCCGCTGCCTGTCCGACAATCGCACCGGCACCCTGGGCAACTTGTCTGAAGCCCTGGGCT
Proteins encoded in this window:
- a CDS encoding helix-turn-helix transcriptional regulator — protein: MSSAHRILHGGFGRVALLDMDESLVPHAHSECHVLLKVSGEDTYFSVRDRRLPLTDRTAVLINAWEPHFYDHQSGAADTLILALYIEPSWLAALQRGLALSGRPDFFSSPCIELTPRMRHHADLLIDAMFSFGLVPQDRLEELLFDLLIGITEKHSDLRHLARLRVGVASDFYDARIRQASQFILDHPQGELDMEGIARQCGLSRAHFFALFKKNTGMTPQMFANIGKMQMAFRCLSDNRTGTLGNLSEALGFSEQGHFTRFFRRHIGASPSQYQKVTDSYRLHS